Proteins encoded in a region of the Triticum dicoccoides isolate Atlit2015 ecotype Zavitan chromosome 3A, WEW_v2.0, whole genome shotgun sequence genome:
- the LOC119270843 gene encoding homeobox-leucine zipper protein HOX15-like: MFMAHEEAGLALGLSLGSGAGHHHHLLQPKEAAPPEPCLSLRLAGAGTVKREEEERALIYCSAASSAADDLVEGYNSGGGGSRKKLRLTKDQTALLEDHFKEQSTLSHKQKASLARQLSLRPRQVEVWFQNRRARTKLKQTEVDCELLKRCCETLMEENRRLHRELQHLRALHHHQHHHPAAAFFIPSAATVASVCPSCSGAPPAHAADRPATKRTFFATKSAAC; encoded by the exons ATGTTCATGGCGCATGAGGAGGCCGGcctggccctgggcctctccctcgGCTCCGGCGCCGGGCACCACCACCACCTGCTTCAGCCGAAAgaagcggcgcctccggagccgtgCCTGTCCCTGAGGCTGGCCGGTGCCGGCACGgtgaagagggaggaggaggagagggccctCATCTACTGCTCGGCGGCGTCGTCGGCCGCGGACGACCTGGTCGAGGGGTACAacagcggcggtggcggcagccGGAAGAAGCTGAGGCTGACCAAGGACCAGACGGCGCTCCTGGAGGATCACTTCAAGGAGCAGAGCACCCTCAGCCAT AAGCAGAAGGCATCTTTAGCAAGGCAGCTCAGCCTCAGGCCAAGGCAGGTTGAGGTGTGGTTCCAAAACAGAAGAGCCAG GACGAAGCTGAAGCAAACGGAGGTGGACTGTGAGCTGCTGAAGCGCTGCTGCGAGACGCTCATGGAGGAGAACCGCCGCCTCCACCGTGAGCTCCAGCACCTCCGCGCCCTGcaccaccaccaacaccaccacccagccGCCGCTTTCTTCATTCCGTCCGCCGCCACGGTGGCCTCCGTTTGCCCTTCCTGCagcggtgcaccgcctgcccacgcCGCCGACCGCCCCGCCACGAAACGCACCTTCTTCGCCACCAAATCCGCAGCCTGCTAG